The Zalophus californianus isolate mZalCal1 chromosome 6, mZalCal1.pri.v2, whole genome shotgun sequence DNA window CATTAAGAGCTAAATCTAATTGTTTAGAATATGTGTTCTTCAATTTGctattttgtaccttttttatTAAGTGATGTAGTTTTACAAGATTATTTTTAGACCTCGTATATGTATATAGTTTTAGTTCTGGGGAGAATCTAGCTCTTAAAATCCAGTGCGTTGGGGACTGGGGAAACAGTAATCCACAGGGAGAACACATTACAAGTCTCTTCTGTTTCtaaatgaaaacaatttcttCACATTCAGAAGCAGTTCTGCTTCTAATTCttcaaaattacaaaaagaaacagtttttaaaaatctggtttcaGGGGGAATTCTCACAAGTTTAAGGACAATCTTAatctttgcttgtttttctcccAACGATATATTTTCCTtagtaatcattaaaaaaaaacacattgaaaagCACTGTAACAGTCACGACTTTAATACATATTACTATAAGACAAAAAAATTCGTTATAGGTAGGGAAGAAAATTACTTGTTCTCATCattaaatgtgtgttgtttcacTGTCACATTCAAACTTAACCTCTTGTGAAATGCAGAGAATAGCAAGTAATTCTTAATGCTGTGCAGTTATCCTTTAAGTGTTATCAGTAAATAGAAATTATCATGAAAAATgccatctttgttttaaatctaaaaaGCTCAGAATTAATTTTTTGATTCCAGACAGTTGTTTCAGAGCAGAGTAATATTGACATAGTTTTTCCATTTATCTCTCTGATTTAATTTCagtaattaaaaccacaatatgtatataaatgatttttaaatgtattatgcatttagttttttaaaaaattaattttataaatccaTTAATTCTCAAAAGAAGGATGTCAATGGCTGTCCCATTTTTCAGGGCTTTTTTCCAGACTTCAGACTCCAGTTCCGAAAGTAAGAACTTTTTCCACATCACTGTCCTCGCTTCAAGTGGCAGGTCCTGTGTGGAACCTGGGTCGACTCAATCATGTAGCAATTGCAGTGCCAGACTTGGAAAAAGCCAAGGCATTTTATATGGATATTCTGGGGGCCCACGTAAGTGAGACGGTCCCTATTCCTGAGCACGGAGTATCTGTTGTTTTTGTCAACCTGGGAAACACCAAGATGGAGCTGCTTCATCCGTTGGGAAATGACAGTCCAATTGCAGCTTTCCTGCAGAAAAACAAGGCTGGAGGAATGCATCATATCTGCATTGAGGTATTTTATTTCAATGTTTGGtgtttcaaatttctcttttacaaagtgtcttttttttgcatttttttaaagtttattatgttatgttaatcaccatacattacatcattagtttttgatgtagtgttccatgattcattgtttgtgcataacacccagtgctccacgcagaatgtgccctctttaatacccatcaccaggctaacccatccccccacccccctcccctctagaaccctcagtttgtttctcagagtccatcgtctctcatggttcatctccccctccaatttccccccttcattcttcgcctcctgctatcttcttcttttttttttaacatataatgtattatttgtttcagaggtacaggtctgtgattcaacagtcttacacaattcacagtgctcaccatagcacataccctccccaatgtctatcacccagccaccccatgcctcccaccccccaccaaagtGTCTTTTACTCTTTAAGACTAGATATTGTCACTGTCATCAGAAACTGGTATTAAGTTCTATAAAGGGAATGGTAATATTGGTCTTATTCAAAGATGGATCCATGGatatattctcttttcctctagaaaactaaataataataataataaattttactgAAGTCTGGATTTAACAGCCACAACAAAGGCTACCAAAGCTGGCCAAAATAGATTTGCATCTTTGCTATAGTATTTATTGATTATACATAACCTCCCATGTAATAGGAATACAGCTGCTTTCACTATCACAAGGCAATTAGAAGAAGAAGGTGAAAACACTTTATAGAGTAAGAATTTCTATATACATGCTAAATTCTTATGATTATTTTCTATCCTTTAAATTCTAATAACTTGTTCCTTATTACAATAGCAATATATTTTCAATTACTGACTGTGATTTTAAGACCTTTCAATTGCATCTGCTTACAATTCCCGAGAAAAACTTGAAATGTTAGACAAGAACATTCTCATTAGAGAGCCCGTATCTGTAGATATTCATGTTCAGATAACTGCCTTTTGTAATATCAGCAATACTAATTATGCTtcactttaaattattttgatagGACAATTCTTTTGATAGAAAGAATGGCATAATTAATTGGTAGGCCTCATTCCTAATCTAGAAGAGAAGGGGGTTGATTCTAGAGTGAATTCAAGGATTTATTCAGTTCATTTTGCAAACATATTTGAGAACCTACAATATATACTCCACTGAGTAGAGGGATTCAGCAATGAAGAAGAAATGGACCATGCACACAGTGAGGAGGGGGCAGCTATTTAAACAGGCAAGTACACTATCCTCTGATAAAACAGAATTAATACACACGTCTTCTCAGTAACATCAATAAGGGAAAGGTTGCTCCCGGCCAGCAGAGGAGGTGAGAAGGTATCACAGGGCATGAGTTGTAATGAATGTGAAGGAATTCCCCAGATCAAGGAGGAGAAaggtattccaggcagaggaaatagcatATGCGAAGGAACAGTTATACTAACAGCTCACATTGAATCCTCGGGCAGTATACCAAGTACTCAGTGTGtactattttctttaatttttacag harbors:
- the MCEE gene encoding methylmalonyl-CoA epimerase, mitochondrial, with translation MAYMLKVAAAAAAAAVAAESAIGLFSRLQTPVPKVRTFSTSLSSLQVAGPVWNLGRLNHVAIAVPDLEKAKAFYMDILGAHVSETVPIPEHGVSVVFVNLGNTKMELLHPLGNDSPIAAFLQKNKAGGMHHICIEVDDINAAVMDLKEKKIRSLSEEAKIGAHGKPVIFLHPKDCGGVLVELEQA